Below is a genomic region from Gillisia sp. Hel_I_86.
ATAAATTATTTGAAGTTGAAATAGTTGAAAAATGAGTGGCACTCCCGAAATTTACGAAAAAACCATTACCGTAAAACCGTCAGATCTAGATGAGCTGAAGCATGTGAACAATGTTCAATATGTGCAATGGATCCAGGATATCGCAAAAGAGCATTGGGAAAACCGGGCTTCAGAAGAAATATTGAGCACCTATTTCTGGGTTGTGATTCGTCACGAGATAGATTATAAACAACAAGCATTCTTGCATGATGAACTATTAATCCAAACATTCGTTGGCGAACACACCCATGTCACTTCTCAAAGATTGGTGAACATAAAAAACAGGAAAACCGGGAAAGTACTTGTTCAAGCAAAGTCCACATGGTGCTTAATGGATTATAAAACAAAAAAACCCGTAAAGATCTCTGCAGAGATGTTTCGGGTTTTTTATAGTTAATTACTTCTCGACTTCGCTCGAAGTGACAATCTATCTTCTTATAAACTTTTAGCAACCTTATCTACCGCCGCTATTGTTTTATCTAGATCTTCGTAAGACAAGGCTTCGGTTATAAACCAAGTTTCAAATGCACTCGGTGCAATATAAATTCCCTCAGCTAAAAGTCCGTGAAAGAATTCCTTAAAAGTGTGATTATTGGCATGTGCTGCCGATGCAAAATCC
It encodes:
- a CDS encoding acyl-CoA thioesterase, which produces MSGTPEIYEKTITVKPSDLDELKHVNNVQYVQWIQDIAKEHWENRASEEILSTYFWVVIRHEIDYKQQAFLHDELLIQTFVGEHTHVTSQRLVNIKNRKTGKVLVQAKSTWCLMDYKTKKPVKISAEMFRVFYS